From the genome of Leptodactylus fuscus isolate aLepFus1 chromosome 1, aLepFus1.hap2, whole genome shotgun sequence, one region includes:
- the LOC142193149 gene encoding gastrula zinc finger protein XlCGF66.1-like, whose protein sequence is MERDRNKMAESLLNLTLEIIYQLTGEDYTVVKKTSSGRCQTLVFDGWRGTLSPFPGPPPHPLIQEEINGQKILELTNKMLELLIGEVPIRCQDVAVYFSMEEWEYLEGHKDLYKEVMMEDQQPLTSAGRSSKRTTPERCPSPLLPQDDDQVDGDIPYDV, encoded by the exons atggaaagagacaggaacaagatggcagaaagtctattaaatctcaccctagagatcatctaccagcttactggagag gattacacagtagtgaagaagacctctagtgggcgctgtcagacccttgtatttgatggatggagaggaaccctgagcccattcccggggcctccacctcatcccctgatacaggaggagatcaatggacagaagatcctagaactcaccaacaagatgctggagctgctgattgGAGAg gttcctataaggtgtcaggatgtcgctgtctatttctccatggaggagtgggagtatttagaaggacacaaggatctgtacaaggaggtgatgatggaggaccagcagcccctcacatcagcag gtagatccagtaagaggacaacaccggagagatgtcccagtcctcttcttccacaggatgatgatcaggtagatggagatattccctatgatgtgtag